From the genome of Mustelus asterias chromosome 7, sMusAst1.hap1.1, whole genome shotgun sequence, one region includes:
- the klhl18 gene encoding kelch-like protein 18, which translates to MADPEEDLMLFSVSDLPVRGYGLMEEIRRQGKLCDVTLRVGDHKYTAHRIVLAASIPYFHAMFTNDMIECKQDEIVMQGMDPSALEALINFAYNGRLAIDQQNVQSLLIGASFLQLQNVKDVCCTFLRERLHPKNCLGVRQFAETMMCTVLYDSSNSFIHQHFVEVSMSEEFLALPFEEVFELVARDELNVKSEEQVFEAVLAWIRFDRDSREEYLPQLLTKVRLPLCRPQFLTDRVQQDDLVRCCHKCRDLVDEAKDYHLMPERRPHLPSFKTRPRCCTSIAGLIYAVGGLNSAGDSLNVAEVFDPIANRWERCQEMTTSRSRVGVAMVNGLLYAIGGFDGHSRLSTVEVYNPEMDKWTKVSSMNSKRSAMGTAVMDGHIYVCGGYDGISSLNSVECYSPEADKWVSVTPMSACRSAAGVTVFEGRIYVSGGHDGLQIFNTVECYNHHTTTWYPVPSMLNKRCRHGAASLGSQMYVCGGYDGSGFLSIVEVYNSSSDQWYPLVPMNTRRSRVSLVSSCGRLYAIGGYDGQYNLNSMEMYDADTNRWTFMAPMVCHEGGVGVGCIPLLSV; encoded by the exons ATGGCGGACCCGGAGGAGGATCTGATGCTTTTCAGTGTGAGTGACTTGCCGGTGCGGGGCTACGGCCTGATGGAGGAGATCCGGCGACAGGGCAAACTCTGCGATGTGACCCTGAGG GTTGGTGACCACAAGTACACCGCACACCGCATTGTGCTGGCTGCATCTATCCCATACTTCCATGCCATGTTCACAAACGACATGATCGAGTGCAAGCAGGATGAGATTGTTATGCAGGGAATGGACCCCAG TGCCCTGGAAGCACTCATTAACTTCGCCTATAACGGCCGACTGGCGATAGACCAGCAGAATGTGCAGTCATTGCTGATTGGAGCCAGTTTCTTGCAGCTTCAGAATGTCAAGGATGTGTGCTGCACCTTTCTGAGAGAACG GCTGCATCCTAAAAACTGCCTGGGGGTACGTCAGTTTGCAGAGACGATGATGTGCACCGTTCTTTACGACTCATCCAACAGTTTCATCCACCAACACTTTGTGGAAGTATCCATGTCTGAGGAGTTTCTTGCATTGCCCTTTGAGGAGGTGTTTGAGCTTGTTGCTCGGGATGAGCTCAATGTGAAGTCTGAAGAACAG GTATTTGAGGCAGTCCTTGCTTGGATACGATTCGATCGGGACAGTCGTGAGGAGTACTTACCTCAGTTGCTAACCAAAGTGCGCCTGCCCCTTTGTCGACCACAATTCCTTACAGACCGGGTCCAGCAGGACGATCTAGTTCGCTGCTGTCACAAGTGCAG GGACCTTGTTGACGAGGCGAAGGACTATCATCTAATGCCCGAGCGTCGCCCTCACCTGCCATCTTTCAAGACACGGCCAAGATGCTGCACCTCCATTGCTGGCTTGATCTACGCAGTGGGAGGCCTCAATTCTGCTG GTGACTCTTTGAACGTGGCAGAGGTGTTTGATCCCATTGCTAATCGATGGGAGCGGTGTCAGGAGATGACCACCTCCCGGAGCCGTGTGGGTGTGGCTATGGTCAACGGGCTGTTGTATGCAATTGGCGGGTTCGATGGACATTCAAGATTGAGTACGGTGGAAGTTTACAACCCGGAGATGGACAAGTGGACCAAAGTGTCCAGCATGAACAGCAAGCGCAG TGCAATGGGGACAGCTGTCATGGACGGACATATTTATGTTTGTGGCGGATATGATGGAATCTCCTCCCTCAATTCAGTGGAATGTTACAGTCCAGAAGCTGACAA ATGGGTGTCTGTGACTCCAATGAGTGCCTGTCGCAGTGCTGCAGGAGTCACTGTGTTTGAAGGGAGGATCTATGTCTCTGGCGGGCATGATGGACTGCAGATATTTAATACG gttGAATGTTATAATCACCACACTACGACCTGGTACCCTGTGCCGAGTATGCTCAATAAACGCTGTCGCCACGGGGCTGCATCCCTGGGCAGCCAGATGTATGTCTGCGGTGGTTATGATGGCTCGGGCTTTCTGAGTATTGTGGAAGTTTACAATTCTTCTTCGGACCAGTGGTATCCACTTGTCCCCATGAACACACGCCGCAGCCGGGTGTCTCTCGTGTCGAGCTGTGGCCGCTTGTATGCCATTGGTGGCTATGACGGACAGTACAACTTGAACTCCATGGAGATGTACGATGCTGATACGAACCGCTGGACGTTCATGGCCCCCATGGTGTGTCACGAAGGTGGGGTTGGCGTAGGATGCATCCCACTCCTCAGTGTGTAA